A section of the Streptomyces sp. NBC_00178 genome encodes:
- a CDS encoding DUF3105 domain-containing protein: MASAKNQNSPAAARRAKLDEARRKERARERRSRVITITAAVVVVAGLVAGGGYLMSRADEQDKAETRAKTSPVTGERSWDKLTQNHVEKPVDYPMNPPVGGDHNPVWMNCDADVYTEAIPKENAVHSLEHGAVWVTYNAKAQDADVKALAERVSKTPYSLMSPVSDQKDPLILSAWGKQVTVESATDARVAQFFTKYVQGAQTPEPGAACSGGVAK; the protein is encoded by the coding sequence ATGGCTTCCGCCAAGAACCAGAACAGCCCTGCCGCCGCACGCCGGGCCAAGCTCGACGAGGCCCGCCGCAAGGAACGGGCCCGCGAGCGCCGCAGCCGCGTCATCACCATCACCGCGGCGGTCGTCGTGGTCGCCGGCCTCGTCGCCGGGGGCGGCTACCTGATGTCCAGGGCCGACGAGCAGGACAAGGCCGAGACGCGGGCCAAGACCTCCCCGGTCACCGGCGAACGCTCCTGGGACAAGCTGACCCAGAACCACGTGGAGAAGCCGGTCGACTACCCGATGAACCCGCCCGTCGGCGGTGACCACAACCCGGTCTGGATGAACTGCGACGCCGACGTCTACACGGAGGCGATACCGAAGGAGAACGCCGTCCACTCCCTGGAGCACGGCGCCGTCTGGGTCACGTACAACGCCAAGGCGCAGGACGCCGACGTCAAGGCCCTCGCCGAGCGCGTCTCCAAGACGCCGTACTCCCTCATGAGCCCCGTGTCCGACCAGAAGGACCCCCTGATCCTCAGCGCCTGGGGCAAGCAGGTCACGGTCGAGAGCGCCACGGACGCGCGGGTCGCCCAGTTCTTCACCAAGTA
- a CDS encoding phospholipid scramblase-related protein has protein sequence MTTQSNVPAGWHPDPHGAPQLLRYWDGSRWTEHTHPAEGQAAPATAPGQAPVPQQQPPVQQFTPQQAAPQQYAAQQAAPGGGSLFNQPVLVVNQKAKLIEVTNEYRVFDQQGNTVGSVVQVGQSALRKVLRFVSSIDQYLTHRLEIRDAHGQPQLLLTRPAKFIKSRVLVQRPDGQPVGEIVQQNAIGKINFAIMAGGHKVGAIKAENWRAWNFAIVDHNDTEIARITKTWEGLAKTMFTTADNYVLQIHHQLPEPLLSLVVATALTVDTALKQDARGFG, from the coding sequence GTGACAACGCAATCGAACGTACCTGCGGGCTGGCATCCGGATCCCCATGGCGCACCCCAGCTGCTGCGCTACTGGGACGGCTCCCGGTGGACCGAGCACACGCACCCGGCGGAGGGTCAGGCCGCCCCGGCGACCGCCCCCGGCCAGGCCCCCGTGCCCCAGCAGCAGCCCCCGGTCCAGCAGTTCACGCCCCAGCAGGCGGCCCCGCAGCAGTACGCGGCGCAGCAGGCGGCGCCCGGCGGCGGCTCTCTGTTCAACCAGCCGGTCCTGGTCGTGAACCAGAAGGCCAAGCTGATCGAGGTCACCAACGAGTACCGCGTCTTCGACCAGCAGGGGAACACGGTCGGTTCCGTCGTCCAGGTGGGCCAGAGCGCCCTGCGCAAGGTGCTCAGGTTCGTCTCCAGCATCGACCAGTACCTCACCCACCGCCTGGAGATCCGCGACGCCCACGGGCAGCCGCAGCTGCTCCTCACGCGCCCCGCGAAGTTCATCAAGTCCCGGGTCCTGGTGCAGCGCCCCGACGGGCAGCCCGTCGGGGAGATCGTCCAGCAGAACGCCATCGGCAAGATCAACTTCGCCATCATGGCCGGCGGCCACAAGGTCGGAGCGATCAAGGCGGAGAACTGGCGCGCCTGGAACTTCGCCATCGTCGACCACAACGACACCGAGATCGCCCGGATCACCAAGACGTGGGAAGGCCTGGCGAAGACGATGTTCACCACGGCCGACAACTACGTCCTGCAGATCCACCACCAGCTCCCCGAACCGCTGCTCAGCCTCGTCGTGGCGACGGCGCTGACCGTGGACACCGCGCTCAAGCAGGACGCCCGCGGCTTCGGCTGA
- a CDS encoding FUSC family protein: MSDTVMRPRKPSGRSLPVVGALRLNRPAETWYKPALSVVIASAVPNLLLYSLGRLDLVMYTMAGSLCALYGHSLPYARRAHTVVRVVLGMAAGLAVALATASLTDSAAVLIGVGALLAAAQKTFCDATRIGPPGNVIFAFVTSAALFAPQEWRQVPGHLALMAAAGAFAWLVTAGPALWRREGPERLATARALDAAAAYAAEPGPRTRHAATAAVHGAWQTLLAAGRPTPVRRALERLVVHAERALAAAGDARPDELRRWAGATRGRGPVPEPPTAPGTAEQLFGADAERAGRRTRRGRREARRRLRRALAPGSPVLPVALRTLVGCALAGYASSALGVGHPYWAIVTAASVHQPNLSLSWSRGLQRTVGNLLGVLVFAAVIPLARTGPLVLVLCVLSCGFAAEALITRNYWLGSVAVTPMALLILEFGGPAPAGGLIADRALDTVVGVVVGLLAGAAVTNRRAAGRVESALAAAEAARIGAERTVADPAAGAPALATARRELTSALVELRDAGDVASGEWWQRALPEEELLAAEQAGHRTLAATAQRQGLITPARADGVV, encoded by the coding sequence ATGAGCGATACAGTTATGCGGCCCCGGAAGCCGTCCGGACGCAGCCTGCCGGTCGTCGGCGCCCTGCGGCTGAACAGGCCCGCGGAGACCTGGTACAAGCCCGCGCTGAGCGTGGTCATCGCCTCCGCGGTGCCGAATCTGCTGCTGTACTCCCTCGGCCGGCTCGACCTCGTCATGTACACCATGGCCGGATCGCTCTGCGCGCTCTACGGACACAGCCTGCCGTACGCGCGCCGCGCCCACACCGTCGTCCGGGTGGTGCTCGGCATGGCCGCCGGCCTCGCGGTCGCCCTGGCCACCGCGTCACTCACGGACTCGGCCGCCGTGCTGATCGGCGTCGGCGCGCTGCTCGCGGCCGCGCAGAAGACCTTCTGCGACGCCACGCGCATCGGCCCGCCGGGCAACGTCATCTTCGCCTTCGTCACCTCCGCCGCGCTCTTCGCGCCGCAGGAGTGGCGACAGGTGCCCGGTCACCTCGCGCTCATGGCGGCCGCCGGAGCCTTCGCCTGGCTGGTCACCGCCGGACCGGCGCTGTGGCGCAGGGAAGGACCCGAGCGTCTCGCCACCGCCCGCGCGCTCGACGCCGCCGCAGCGTACGCGGCGGAACCCGGCCCGCGGACCCGGCACGCCGCGACCGCAGCGGTCCACGGCGCCTGGCAGACGCTGCTCGCCGCCGGGCGGCCCACTCCCGTCCGCCGGGCGCTCGAACGGCTCGTCGTCCACGCGGAGCGCGCCCTGGCCGCGGCCGGTGATGCCCGGCCCGACGAGCTGCGCCGATGGGCCGGGGCGACGCGCGGCCGTGGTCCGGTCCCCGAGCCGCCGACCGCGCCCGGGACCGCCGAACAGCTCTTCGGTGCCGATGCCGAGCGTGCCGGGCGGCGGACGCGGCGCGGACGCCGGGAAGCCCGGCGCAGGCTCCGGCGCGCGCTCGCCCCGGGCTCTCCGGTCCTGCCGGTCGCCCTGCGGACCCTCGTCGGCTGCGCGCTGGCCGGCTACGCGTCCTCGGCGCTGGGGGTCGGACACCCCTACTGGGCCATCGTCACCGCCGCTTCGGTCCATCAGCCCAACCTCTCCCTCTCCTGGAGCAGGGGCCTGCAGCGGACGGTCGGCAACCTCCTCGGCGTCCTGGTGTTCGCGGCAGTGATCCCCCTCGCGCGGACCGGCCCGCTCGTCCTGGTCCTGTGCGTCCTGTCCTGCGGCTTCGCCGCCGAGGCCCTGATCACCCGGAACTACTGGCTCGGCTCCGTCGCCGTCACGCCGATGGCCCTGCTCATCCTGGAGTTCGGGGGACCCGCCCCGGCCGGAGGGCTCATCGCCGACCGGGCCCTGGACACCGTGGTGGGCGTGGTGGTCGGACTGCTGGCCGGCGCCGCCGTCACCAACCGAAGAGCGGCCGGCCGGGTCGAGAGCGCCCTGGCCGCCGCCGAGGCGGCCCGGATCGGCGCGGAGCGGACCGTCGCCGACCCGGCGGCCGGGGCCCCGGCGCTCGCGACGGCCCGCCGGGAGCTGACCTCCGCCCTGGTCGAGCTGCGGGACGCCGGTGACGTCGCATCGGGTGAATGGTGGCAGCGCGCCCTGCCGGAGGAGGAGTTGCTCGCCGCCGAGCAGGCAGGACACCGTACGCTCGCGGCGACGGCACAACGGCAGGGACTCATCACCCCGGCTCGGGCGGACGGAGTGGTGTGA
- a CDS encoding MarR family winged helix-turn-helix transcriptional regulator, translating into MTDDIVASVVRQWQAVDPALDTGPMELIGRINRCAALLQQAEDAPLRAAGLNRAEFDLLGAMRRTGRELTPGELARETFSSGAAVTKRLRVLQDAGLIARRGDARDRRVVHVGLTGEGRQLVDRLLPEQLAYERSVLSGLDEETRSALSGQLGALLVQLEGRLGGGRR; encoded by the coding sequence GTGACCGACGACATCGTGGCCTCGGTGGTGCGGCAGTGGCAGGCCGTCGACCCCGCGCTGGACACCGGGCCGATGGAGCTCATCGGCCGCATCAACCGGTGCGCGGCCCTGCTCCAGCAGGCGGAGGACGCACCGCTGCGCGCCGCCGGACTCAACCGGGCCGAATTCGATCTGCTCGGAGCCATGCGCCGGACCGGCCGCGAGCTCACCCCCGGTGAGCTGGCCCGCGAGACCTTCTCGTCGGGCGCCGCCGTCACCAAGCGTCTGCGGGTGCTGCAGGACGCCGGGCTGATCGCCCGGCGCGGCGACGCCAGGGACCGGCGGGTCGTCCACGTCGGGCTGACCGGGGAGGGGCGTCAGCTGGTCGACCGCTTGCTGCCCGAACAGCTTGCCTACGAACGGTCGGTGCTCTCCGGCCTCGACGAGGAGACCCGCAGCGCACTCAGCGGGCAACTCGGCGCGCTTCTGGTGCAGTTGGAGGGGCGCCTCGGGGGCGGCCGACGCTGA
- a CDS encoding sensor histidine kinase, with amino-acid sequence MVRVESPPTNRDVPAIRAALPPVLLMAAATAAGAVPVTGDVRAAVVWCGAVATVVVAALTVVLNRRRRAMGVQRAEYEQRIALLEHRIASYDQETVRLTKELLPAAIRRLRASNSPQEVMRDVVDADASYRGLPAAQRALVLQVLDIIDNEEAMRDSAQRAFVSVARRVQAIVHRQASELREMEDHHGRNPDVFDDLLRIDHGTALIGRLADSIAVLGGARPSRQWPKAVPLFSVLRGAMSRILEYQRVDLHSIAKVAIVGTAVEPLIHACAELLDNATRYSPPQTRVHVTAVEVQTGIAIEIEDGGVSLSEEARARAENMLAQAQAGINMNDLGESPRLGMAVVGRLSRMYQLQVSLRQSAYGGVRAVLIVPRDMITTGPAPGIAHGIGATSRPQSSLDMSQMQHVVPPRGKHKAARPTATGPVPSVAVPAAAPAPSASTARPAPSAAAMGDDEIVVTEWTAGGLPQRRSRGRAPLGSHNLPQQTAPAAPEPAATRNGHGGGSAAPGLWLEAFTQAVNGVPKEPDNGEDSDDAWDKGDQK; translated from the coding sequence ATGGTCCGTGTTGAATCACCGCCGACCAACAGAGACGTCCCCGCAATCCGTGCCGCGCTGCCGCCCGTCCTGCTGATGGCCGCGGCCACGGCCGCCGGCGCGGTGCCGGTCACCGGGGACGTCCGCGCGGCAGTCGTCTGGTGCGGGGCGGTCGCCACCGTCGTGGTCGCCGCACTCACCGTCGTGCTCAACCGCAGGCGCCGCGCGATGGGCGTACAGCGAGCCGAGTACGAACAGCGCATCGCGCTCCTGGAACACCGCATCGCCTCGTACGACCAGGAGACCGTGCGGCTCACCAAGGAGCTCCTGCCCGCCGCGATCCGCCGGCTGCGTGCGAGCAACTCGCCGCAGGAGGTGATGCGCGACGTCGTCGACGCCGACGCGTCCTACCGCGGCCTCCCCGCCGCACAGCGCGCCCTGGTCCTGCAGGTCCTCGACATCATCGACAACGAGGAGGCCATGCGCGACTCCGCGCAGCGCGCCTTCGTCAGCGTCGCCCGCCGCGTCCAGGCCATCGTCCACCGGCAGGCCAGTGAACTCCGCGAGATGGAGGACCACCACGGCCGCAACCCCGACGTCTTCGACGACCTGCTCCGCATCGACCACGGCACCGCGCTGATCGGCCGCCTCGCCGACTCCATCGCCGTACTCGGAGGTGCCCGCCCCAGCCGTCAGTGGCCCAAGGCCGTGCCGCTGTTCAGCGTGCTGCGCGGCGCCATGTCCCGGATCCTGGAGTACCAGCGCGTCGATCTGCACTCGATCGCCAAGGTCGCCATCGTCGGCACCGCGGTCGAACCGCTCATCCACGCCTGCGCGGAACTCCTCGACAACGCGACCCGCTACTCGCCTCCCCAGACCCGGGTGCACGTCACCGCGGTCGAGGTGCAGACGGGCATCGCGATCGAGATCGAGGACGGCGGCGTCAGCCTCAGCGAGGAGGCCAGGGCGCGGGCCGAGAACATGCTCGCCCAGGCCCAGGCCGGCATCAACATGAACGACCTGGGGGAGTCCCCGCGGCTCGGCATGGCCGTGGTCGGCCGCCTGTCCCGCATGTACCAACTCCAGGTCTCACTGCGGCAGTCCGCGTACGGCGGGGTCCGCGCGGTGCTCATCGTGCCGCGCGACATGATCACCACCGGCCCCGCCCCCGGCATCGCCCACGGCATCGGCGCCACCTCGCGGCCCCAGAGCTCCCTCGACATGTCGCAGATGCAGCACGTCGTGCCGCCGCGGGGCAAGCACAAGGCGGCCCGCCCCACGGCGACCGGCCCCGTCCCCTCGGTGGCCGTCCCGGCCGCGGCCCCGGCGCCCTCGGCCTCCACGGCGCGGCCCGCACCCTCGGCCGCCGCCATGGGCGACGACGAGATCGTGGTGACGGAGTGGACCGCCGGCGGGCTCCCGCAGCGCCGCAGCCGCGGCCGCGCACCGCTCGGCTCGCACAACCTCCCGCAGCAGACCGCACCGGCGGCCCCCGAGCCCGCGGCCACGCGCAACGGGCACGGCGGCGGCTCGGCCGCGCCCGGCCTCTGGCTCGAGGCGTTCACCCAGGCCGTCAACGGTGTGCCCAAGGAGCCCGACAACGGCGAAGACTCTGACGACGCGTGGGACAAGGGAGACCAGAAGTGA
- a CDS encoding roadblock/LC7 domain-containing protein, which produces MIQQRGNMDWMLKELADDVPSIHQIVVLSADGLRIARHGGDPDVADRLAAACAGLQSLAAAVATEIPYSDGLMKLVVIEVTGGFFYLMAAGAGAYLAVLAGETVDAGLVGARMRDMVVRIGAHLTSPPRHDGQAG; this is translated from the coding sequence GTGATCCAGCAGCGGGGAAACATGGACTGGATGCTCAAGGAACTGGCCGACGACGTGCCGAGCATCCACCAGATCGTGGTGCTCTCCGCCGACGGCCTGCGCATCGCGCGGCACGGCGGCGACCCGGACGTCGCCGACCGCCTCGCCGCCGCCTGCGCCGGGCTGCAGAGCCTGGCCGCCGCCGTCGCCACCGAGATCCCCTACAGCGACGGCCTCATGAAGCTCGTCGTCATCGAGGTCACGGGCGGGTTCTTCTACCTGATGGCCGCGGGTGCCGGGGCGTACCTCGCGGTGCTGGCCGGTGAGACGGTCGACGCCGGGCTCGTGGGTGCGCGCATGCGCGACATGGTCGTCCGCATCGGTGCGCATCTGACGAGCCCTCCGCGCCATGACGGGCAGGCCGGATGA
- a CDS encoding DUF742 domain-containing protein: MSAPRRERKKADPALSDPERLYVITGAPDGERAALDLVTMVVAQAEPSPMVQPEQAAILRLCTAPLSVAEISAYLSLPFSVVTSLLTELLATELIESRAPIVRAALPDRSLLEAVMHGLQKL; the protein is encoded by the coding sequence ATGAGTGCTCCCCGCCGAGAACGCAAGAAGGCCGACCCGGCGCTGAGCGATCCGGAACGGCTGTACGTGATCACCGGTGCTCCCGACGGTGAGCGCGCCGCACTCGACCTCGTCACCATGGTGGTGGCACAGGCCGAGCCGTCGCCCATGGTCCAGCCCGAACAGGCCGCGATCCTGCGGCTCTGCACGGCGCCCTTGTCCGTCGCGGAGATCTCGGCCTACCTGAGCCTCCCCTTCAGCGTGGTCACCTCCCTCCTGACAGAACTCCTGGCGACCGAACTCATCGAGTCGCGCGCGCCCATCGTGCGCGCCGCACTCCCCGACCGGTCCCTCCTCGAAGCGGTGATGCATGGACTTCAGAAGCTCTGA
- a CDS encoding GTP-binding protein — protein sequence MDFRSSDTVPGPRSEDVLPSTATAAVKVVVVGGFGVGKTTMVGSVSEIRPLTTEETMTQAGVGVDDNRGVETKTATTVAMDFGRISLSDELILYLFGTPGQERFWFLWNGLFEGALGAVVLIDTRRLQTSFDVIGRLEERGVPFVVAVNTFPDAPHHPVEALRNALDLPEEVPMIDCDARLRTSSRDVLMTLMRYLHSLAVPLAG from the coding sequence ATGGACTTCAGAAGCTCTGACACGGTCCCGGGCCCTCGCAGCGAGGACGTCCTCCCCAGCACGGCCACGGCCGCGGTGAAGGTCGTCGTCGTGGGCGGGTTCGGGGTCGGCAAGACGACCATGGTCGGCTCGGTCAGCGAGATCCGTCCGCTGACGACCGAGGAGACCATGACCCAGGCCGGTGTCGGCGTGGACGACAACCGGGGCGTGGAGACCAAGACCGCGACCACCGTCGCCATGGACTTCGGCCGGATCAGCCTCAGCGACGAACTGATCCTCTACCTGTTCGGCACCCCCGGCCAGGAGCGCTTCTGGTTCCTCTGGAACGGACTGTTCGAGGGCGCACTCGGAGCCGTCGTCCTGATCGACACGCGGCGGCTCCAGACGAGTTTCGACGTCATCGGCAGGCTGGAGGAGCGCGGTGTGCCCTTCGTCGTCGCGGTCAACACCTTCCCCGACGCGCCGCACCACCCGGTCGAGGCCCTGCGCAACGCCCTCGACCTGCCCGAAGAGGTTCCCATGATCGACTGCGACGCCCGGCTGCGCACCTCCAGCCGCGACGTGCTGATGACCCTGATGCGCTATCTGCACAGCCTGGCCGTACCGCTCGCCGGATGA
- a CDS encoding cytochrome P450 has translation MTTPFQHEPGSAAGPVPPPQCPAHGTGIGPGGLRRLYGPEAEGDPAGLYEKLRAEHGTVAPVLMHGDVPAWLVLGHSENLHLTRTPSQFSRDSRRWHALHDGSVAPDHPLAPIFTWQPVCSFAEGETHERLRGAVTDSIARIDTRGVRRHINRYSNRLVNNFCREGSVDLVGQFAEQLPMMVMCAIVGMPEDYSERLVEAARDLTRGTETAIASNAFLVDTLNRLVERRRETPAEDFATWLVEHPAGLTDKEVAEHLRVVLFVAYETTTNLIANVLRMVLTDPRFRARLSGGHMTVPEAVEQTLWDEPPFTSILGRWAVGDTELGGQQIKAGDALIVGIAPGNTDPVVRPDLTASMEGNRAHLAFSSGPHECPGQDIGRAIADVGVDALLMRLPDLELSVDESKLSWVGNFTSRHLVDLPASFAPSPEQEIDDEPLPAMARSRAATDWEVASPRRTTPGGDVPSGHAPAGVRTSEPLGQGALIPAQRSGPTKIWQAVVRWWNGH, from the coding sequence GTGACAACCCCCTTCCAGCACGAACCAGGCTCGGCCGCAGGCCCGGTGCCGCCCCCGCAGTGCCCCGCGCACGGCACGGGCATCGGCCCCGGGGGCCTGCGCCGCCTCTACGGTCCCGAAGCCGAGGGGGACCCCGCCGGTCTCTACGAGAAGCTCCGCGCCGAACACGGCACGGTCGCACCCGTCCTGATGCACGGTGACGTCCCCGCCTGGCTGGTGCTCGGGCACAGCGAGAACCTCCACCTGACCCGCACGCCCTCGCAGTTCTCGCGCGACTCGCGCCGGTGGCACGCCCTGCACGACGGGAGCGTGGCCCCCGACCACCCGCTGGCACCGATCTTCACCTGGCAGCCCGTGTGCTCCTTCGCCGAGGGCGAGACGCACGAGCGACTGCGCGGAGCGGTCACCGACAGCATCGCCCGCATCGACACCCGCGGCGTACGCCGGCACATCAACCGCTACAGCAACCGGCTCGTCAACAACTTCTGCCGGGAGGGCAGCGTCGACCTGGTCGGCCAGTTCGCCGAGCAGCTCCCGATGATGGTCATGTGCGCGATCGTCGGCATGCCGGAGGACTACAGCGAACGCCTGGTGGAGGCCGCCCGCGACCTGACGCGGGGCACGGAGACCGCCATCGCGAGCAACGCCTTCCTCGTCGACACGCTGAACCGCCTGGTGGAGCGCCGCAGGGAGACGCCCGCCGAGGACTTCGCGACCTGGCTCGTCGAGCACCCCGCCGGACTCACCGACAAGGAGGTCGCCGAACACCTGAGGGTCGTGCTCTTCGTCGCGTACGAGACCACCACCAACCTGATCGCGAACGTGCTGCGCATGGTGCTCACCGACCCCAGGTTCCGGGCCCGGCTGAGCGGCGGGCACATGACCGTGCCCGAGGCGGTGGAACAGACCCTCTGGGACGAGCCGCCGTTCACCTCGATCCTGGGACGCTGGGCGGTGGGCGACACCGAACTGGGCGGGCAGCAGATCAAGGCCGGTGACGCGCTGATCGTCGGGATCGCCCCGGGCAACACCGATCCGGTCGTACGGCCCGACCTCACCGCGAGCATGGAGGGCAACCGGGCCCACCTGGCCTTCAGCAGCGGACCCCACGAATGCCCGGGCCAGGACATCGGACGCGCCATCGCCGACGTGGGTGTCGACGCGCTGCTGATGCGCCTGCCCGACCTCGAACTCAGCGTCGACGAGTCCAAGCTGTCGTGGGTCGGCAACTTCACCTCCCGGCACCTCGTCGACCTGCCCGCGAGCTTCGCCCCGAGCCCGGAGCAGGAGATCGACGACGAACCGCTGCCCGCGATGGCGAGGTCGCGTGCCGCCACCGACTGGGAGGTGGCCTCGCCCCGGCGCACGACCCCCGGGGGAGACGTCCCCTCGGGCCACGCACCGGCCGGCGTGCGCACCTCGGAACCGCTCGGGCAGGGAGCCCTGATCCCGGCTCAGCGCAGTGGGCCCACGAAGATCTGGCAGGCCGTCGTGCGGTGGTGGAACGGCCACTGA
- a CDS encoding 6-phospho-beta-glucosidase gives MKLTILGGGGFRVPLVYGALLGDHAEGRVSRVTLYDTDAGRLAAVARVLREQAAGVPDAPGTVVTDDLDEALRGADFVFSAIRVGGLEGRAADERVALDEGVLGQETVGAGGIAFGLRTVPVATALARRIARLAPDAWVINFTNPAGLVTEAMSRHLGDRVIGICDSPVGLGRRIARVLGADPDRAWIDYVGLNHLGWVRGLRVGGRDELPRLLGDPALLGSFEEGRLFGPDWLRSLGAVPNEYLHYYYFNREAVRAYREAEQTRGAFLREQQEGFYARMKDPEAPALATWDRTRAEREATYMSENREVAGAGEREESDLGSGGYEQVALALMRAVARDERATLILNVRNRGTLSVLDADAVIEVPCLVDANGAHPVAVDPLPYHAVGLVTAVKAVERAVLDAADSGSREAAVRAFALHPLVDSVSVARRLVEGYTRVHPGLAYLDRP, from the coding sequence GTGAAGCTGACAATTCTTGGCGGCGGCGGGTTCCGCGTGCCACTCGTGTACGGGGCGCTGCTCGGGGACCACGCCGAGGGCCGCGTCTCCCGGGTGACCCTGTACGACACGGACGCGGGCCGGCTCGCCGCCGTCGCCCGGGTGCTCCGCGAACAGGCGGCCGGTGTCCCCGACGCACCCGGGACGGTCGTCACCGACGACCTCGACGAGGCGCTGCGCGGCGCCGACTTCGTCTTCTCGGCCATCCGGGTGGGCGGCCTCGAAGGCCGCGCGGCCGACGAACGCGTGGCACTCGACGAGGGCGTCCTCGGCCAGGAGACCGTCGGGGCCGGCGGCATCGCCTTCGGTCTGCGCACGGTTCCCGTGGCCACCGCGCTCGCCCGCCGCATCGCCCGGCTCGCCCCCGACGCCTGGGTCATCAACTTCACCAATCCGGCCGGCCTGGTCACCGAGGCCATGTCCCGCCACCTGGGCGACCGGGTCATCGGCATCTGCGACTCCCCGGTGGGGCTCGGCCGCAGGATCGCGCGGGTCCTGGGCGCGGACCCGGATCGGGCCTGGATCGACTACGTCGGGCTCAACCACCTCGGCTGGGTCCGAGGGCTCCGCGTCGGAGGCCGGGACGAACTCCCGCGCCTGCTGGGCGATCCGGCGCTGCTGGGATCGTTCGAGGAGGGCCGGCTCTTCGGTCCGGACTGGCTGCGCTCGCTGGGCGCCGTCCCCAACGAGTACCTGCACTACTACTACTTCAACCGGGAGGCCGTCCGCGCCTACCGGGAGGCCGAGCAGACCCGCGGCGCCTTCCTGCGCGAGCAGCAGGAGGGGTTCTACGCCCGCATGAAGGACCCGGAGGCCCCCGCCCTGGCCACCTGGGACCGTACGCGTGCCGAGCGTGAAGCCACCTACATGTCGGAGAACCGGGAGGTGGCGGGGGCCGGGGAGCGTGAGGAGAGCGACCTGGGATCGGGCGGCTACGAGCAGGTGGCCCTGGCCCTGATGCGCGCCGTCGCCCGGGACGAACGGGCCACGCTGATCCTGAACGTCCGCAATCGCGGCACCCTCTCCGTGCTGGACGCGGACGCGGTCATCGAGGTGCCCTGCCTGGTCGACGCCAACGGGGCCCACCCGGTCGCCGTCGACCCCCTTCCGTACCATGCGGTCGGGCTGGTCACCGCGGTGAAGGCGGTGGAGCGGGCGGTGCTCGACGCGGCGGACAGCGGTTCGCGGGAGGCGGCCGTGCGGGCCTTCGCCCTGCATCCGCTGGTGGACTCCGTCTCCGTCGCGCGGCGCCTGGTCGAGGGCTACACCCGGGTCCATCCCGGCCTCGCCTACCTCGACCGGCCGTGA
- a CDS encoding ATP-binding protein encodes MAPGSALIPRLMDLSPGTEALRYCFALPAHPESVAGARRLTRTRLAEWRLTGDAYDAAVLIVSELVTNAVVHTASARVVCELRCREGRLRIAVQDQGHLPGGPRLSLTADGEHGRGLLLVDSMALAWGSHDAGDDSGRIVWAELPDGTEPAC; translated from the coding sequence GTGGCACCTGGCAGTGCGCTCATCCCCCGGCTCATGGACCTCAGCCCCGGGACGGAGGCGCTCCGTTACTGCTTCGCCCTTCCCGCGCACCCCGAATCGGTCGCTGGTGCGCGACGCCTGACGCGGACGCGGCTCGCCGAGTGGCGGCTGACGGGTGACGCGTACGACGCGGCGGTCCTGATCGTCTCGGAGCTGGTCACCAACGCCGTCGTGCACACGGCGAGCGCACGGGTCGTCTGCGAGCTCCGCTGCCGCGAGGGACGGTTGCGCATCGCCGTGCAGGACCAGGGGCACCTGCCGGGCGGGCCGCGGCTGTCGCTCACGGCGGACGGCGAACACGGCCGCGGACTGCTGCTCGTCGACTCCATGGCGCTCGCCTGGGGCTCCCACGACGCCGGGGACGACTCCGGCCGGATCGTGTGGGCGGAGCTCCCGGACGGCACGGAGCCGGCATGCTGA